The proteins below are encoded in one region of Sander lucioperca isolate FBNREF2018 chromosome 11, SLUC_FBN_1.2, whole genome shotgun sequence:
- the prrc2c gene encoding protein PRRC2C isoform X4 encodes MSEKSGQSTKAKDGKTKYATLSLFNTYKGKSLETQKTAVAARHGLQSLGKVAASRRMPPPANLPSLKAENKGNDPNVNIVPKDGSGWASRPEGGEERQQETPPPQIKPAVLQPQEPSIGGSRSWANSKPTQLDGAPRVSSHFHQEFPSLQAAGEVEKGDGQEEEPYGPGPSLRPQNVGSWREGGGRNLITATSPSEMDNRAPEEGSTGLGTSTPPGEADEPGRNVTADVQREKRDDRERLPPSALPQAKLNGQQPPAGVPTHFDPAFRSMMPPYMFHAYPQMTLGPGQGNFRYPVPQDGAKVVRGPRSVRPQQHPSQSWHQDPDRPSIISATELKELDNLDTDTDEGWAGAQMEVDYTEKLNFSDDEENQAAKEKRENWEWMGKVERIRSRPPDGQEGWKEGTEDRGGNKTSWADGDPRAPSPGSMGQYNKSAAPQDYQGGGRSVGGGAPRVTKPQAAAAPGADEDPEAWRQKRKKPPEISEAVERARRRREEEERRMEEQRLAACAEKLKRLNEKHRQATEGKSALAPTTSDEAGAAQEEESSSAPAPVSSLVPSIPVSQSQAPIMQAPLPERVDLDRERIEREPESVEPSVEEEVHLPRQPSPPVQRPAAVAPEPQSEEESSVVEVSPLMEENQTDRTIVPIRDYFNIEDNRVDEPHLSLPHMDSPSGEEVPVAPPQLEGEAAAAMRPSLTSGYSKQFQKSLPPRFLRQQEQMKQQQWQQQQHQSGGSVSPSGGGGVPAPQQQQQQHRSMYQPIGPHHQHLASMGFDPRWLMMQSYMDPRMMSGRPPMDMPTTIHPGRMPPKQIVRREPGDNSSSGSDSFDHLTRPIRDHGLPSDSRMVWGSDPYPQSEPLPSVTPPKGRDDNKEPRMDSGLDLDRGLPAMYPQDHSALDSHKSNFFQDPTESLSVFTQGPEDASGPLDRVPVVPAFDPEEPGLPSGEEVEALGQAMLQRSVSQGSSHSLKLDEPRFDGLPLGTKPLELQDTGERADDKLQNELYPQAAVTSNRATPPADGLHKQEKLPLPAPSKQKAELRWGGRSGAGRREGPGGERPVRRSGPIKKPVLRDMKEEREQREEREKRHERGERGDRSKKDQSSKAPSAAAATAAAAVSEGSKPQDEEKREAAEETPTGHQRVRDSQPLSGAPTSSSQEEKADKPPSNDKHPEPKLPSRKDSNLPPRAYRREERERERDREKEMDKDRDRDRDRERDRDKEWPADSSFKARGRGEYYSRGRSYRGTYGGRNRGGRGRSRAEYNYREPRSRSDLPSVGGAAAFRNREESETRSESSDFEVIPKRRRRRGSDTDSESEGGRESASDTGPSDREPSAKPSRPLRRELPGEARSGPHKPGFGPPHMGERVGPRGDDESRPKPGFLPKGEPSRRGRGGLYNRRGGARERGGPRSGPLRRPGARESSSQWPCKPMETFRPEDTECTPRYDNPAADRRHPKSDGKKFGDGAPQSSRERPRRSRPARPPRQDKPPRFRRLKEREAAVLASGETAPSPPVPLFPVPATAVHSSAPAPSSHSHSPTLSRAPGAPVTVPAEVAATMPAPDLSSPIEAPLPETSSPTITAVGTKSPDLSNQNSSDQANEEWETASESSDFNERREREERKGALEAAHEAARASAPAPAAPQGSLTPNKSPPDGGVTQKREGAPAAKRSFSNQRPTERPNRRGNSGAKPGRSYAGGKGERRGGAKAGRKGPAAQQNSDGTAQTAGGPSQRPMKDQSGRRKDEAKQAAKKPKENALSQFDLNNYASVVIIDDHPEVTTTDDPQSSTNDDGFTEVVSRKQQKRLQDEEKRKKEEQTTQNWSKKGSGEKSRGGGGKLPPRFAKKQSSQQQQQHQQQQQQHQQQQQQQQASQSQPPVAPTSQAQQQPPISVPQHPHLAPSQPTASPQTLEGTVAPLPSIPPATVDFTSKSLPPAPTQTHSTLGTELWENKVAGATVLPDVKKLGPISPPQPPSVSAWNKPLTSFTGTVSSEGVKPGAEGSAELAIDSIQFGAPSSAGSTDSDGVPAMLETVSENKLPAPKEQRQKQPRAGPIKTQKLPEMEPVETKEYKPGPIGKERSLKNRKAKDARGGEGEGIMEGGVPGGGVSRATDSSPPTSDTTVPELGGDIEGMITVPSAEYNSNSKESVTDYTTPSSSLADSVSTGVNKIEESLVANVALPHALPLPRRETLQQSSSLSTVSPATVDLTLKMESARKAWENSPSLEKNSPVTSSSSPITSCASSYSTFSSTSIAQIPVASVTPSTSLSGSATYTTSSLSTKTTTASDPPNICKVKPQQLQGGGLSSSSSSGSSSSFSQLGCVTTLLPQQQQTPQVYVSQSAAGSAAQIPAFYMDTSHLFSTPHPRLAPPSLAQQQGFQPGLSQPTAVQQIPIPIYAPLQGQPQHQHQHQHQHQHQHQHQHQHQHQHTHQAQLGLSTGPPVSQPQDLFSSSLQPYRSQQAFMQSSLSQPSMMLSGPSLHSYPGVQAPELGKPQSNLTYQQASSTQHIPILFEPQLNQPSGMGGSQLIDTHLLQARQGMSQHSNMYSGQVQQHGQSSYYSNTQSPSSGMQQVTVPLPSSQLSLPNFGSGGGQPLLALPPTPPQAQPPNINRQPPVSQPYRGIMGPNHSIMQPPTSKMDMDLKLFGSGMDVKPGTPPIGARSTTPTSSHYRASSTSPSSQSSKINSMLYQKQFQASSAAMRMTQHFPGQFNPQILSQPNIVSPLVRPPHVNSFAGGIQRSPMGPPMSTNVGGGLMPHPRPQHPQHSQHAPRGPPGPSLAPRGTQAALKAEQDLKAKQRAEVLQSTHKFFSEQQQQLKAPQVSKVSRLDQAGKPPLDASAPNHQAVGERPDSDKPPISISTAKPIRTGPIKPQAIKPEEGK; translated from the exons ATGTCCGAGAAGTCAGGGCAGAGCACCAAGGCAAAGGATGGCAAAACAAAGTATGCAACCCTTAGCCTCTTCAACACCTACAAGGGCAAATCTCTGGAaacccagaaaactgcag TGGCTGCTAGACATGGGCTCCAAAGTTTGGGCAAAGTTGCTGCCAGCCGGCGCATGCCCCCTCCGGCCAACCTGCCCAGCCTGAAGGCAGAGAACAAGGGAAACGACCCCAACGTCAACATTGTCCCCAAAGACGGTAGTGGCTGGGCATCTCGACctgagggaggggaggagag GCAACAGGAGACACCCCCACCCCAGATCAAACCAGCAGTGCTCCAGCCACAAGAGCCTTCTATTGGGGGCAGCCGCTCCTGGGCCAACAGCAAGCCAACACAGCTAGACG GAGCTCCTCGTGTGAGCAGCCATTTTCACCAGGAGTTTCCCAGCTTGCAGGCGGCTGGTGAGGTTGAGAAAGGGGACGGTCAAGAAGAGGAGCCTTATGGACCAGGCCCCAGCCTCAGACCTCAAA ATGTTGGCAGTTGGCGAGAGGGTGGAGGCAGGAATTTAATAACTGCAACCAGCCCCTCTGAGATGGACAACCGGGCCCCGGAGGAGGGTAGTACGGGCCTTGGTACCTCTACACCACCAGGGGAAGCTGATGAGCCTGGGCGAAACGTAACCGCTGACGTTCAGAGGGAGAAGAGGGATGATAGGGAGAGATTGCCCCCCTCTGCCCTCCCTCAGGCTAAACTTAATGGGCAGCAGCCTCCTGCTGGGGTGCCAACTCACTTCGACCCTGCTTTCAGGAGCATGATGCCACCCTAT aTGTTCCACGCCTATCCTCAAATGACTTTGGGCCCAGGACAAGGAAACTTCAGATACCCTGTACCACAAGATGGAGCAAA GGTTGTCAGGGGTCCTCGTTCAGTACGGCCCCAGCAGCATCCCTCTCAGTCCTGGCACCAGGACCCAGACAGACCCTCTATCATCAGCGCGACAGAACTTAAAGAGCTGGACAACTTGgacactgacactgatgagGGCTGGGCAG GAGCTCAGATGGAGGTGGACTACACTGAGAAACTAAACTTCAGTGATGATGAGGAGAACCAAGCTGctaaagagaaaagagaaaactg GGAGTGGATGGGTAAAGTGGAGCGTATAAGATCTCGGCCACCAGACGGTCAGGAGGGCTGGAAGGAGGGTACTGAGGACCGTGGGGGCAATAAAACCTCATGGGCTGATGGTGATCCCAGAGCGCCATCACCTGGCAGTATGGGGCAGTACAATAAGTCAGCTGCTCCACAGGACTACCAG GGTGGCGGTCGCTCTGTTGGTGGCGGAGCTCCACGTGTGACCAAACCACAGGCCGCAGCAGCACCTGGTGCCGATGAGGACCCCGAGGCCTGGCGGCAGAAGCGCAAAAAGCCTCCAGAAATTTCTGAAGCTGTAGAACGAGCGAGACGgcggagggaagaagaggaacgGCGGATGGAAGAACAGCGGCTCGCGGCTTGCGCTGAAAAACTAAAACGTCTCAATGAAAAACACCGCCAGGCAACTGAGGGCAAATCTGCCCTTGCTCCGACCACCAGTGATGAAGCAGGAGCTGCCCAAGAGGAAGAGTCCTCATCAGCTCCCGCTCCTGTGTCCAGTCTTGTACCTTCAATCCCAGTTTCACAATCACAGGCCCCAATCATGCAAGCTCCTCTGCCTGAGAGGGTGGATCTAGACAGGGAGAGGATTGAGCGAGAACCCGAGAGCGTAGAACCAAGTGTAGAGGAGGAGGTTCACTTGCCTCGTCAGCCCAGCCCCCCCGTCCAGAGACCTGCGGCCGTAGCTCCAGAGCCTCAGAGCGAGGAAGAGAGCTCCGTGGTTGAGGTCAGCCCCCTGATGGAGGAGAACCAGACCGACAGGACAATAGTGCCTATCCGAGACTATTTCAACATAGAGGACAACAGAG TGGATGAGCCCCACCTGTCTCTGCCTCACATGGACAGCCCCAGTGGTGAGGAAGTCCCTGTTGCACCACCACAGCTGGAAGGAGAGGCAGCAGCTGCTATGCGTCCCTCTCTCACTTCAGGCTATTCCAAACAGTTTCAAAAATCTTTGCCTCCACGTTTCCTTAGACAGCAG GAGCAGATGAAGCAGCAACAatggcaacaacagcaacaccaGAGTGGGGGCTCCGTGTCCCCATCAGGTGGTGGCGGTGTTCCAGCTccccaacagcagcagcagcaacaccgCTCCATGTATCAACCCATTGGCCCCCACCACCAGCACTTGGCCTCCATGGGGTTTGACCCCCGCTGGCTCATGATGCAGTCCTATATGGACCCCCGCATGATGTCAGGACGTCCTCCCATGGACATGCCAACTACCATTCACCCTG GGAGGATGCCTCCTAAGCAGATTGTGCGCAGAGAGCCTGGTGACAACTCGAGCTCCGGCTCTGACTCCTTTGACCATTTGACCCGACCAATTCGTGACCATGGCCTGCCGTCAGACTCGCGGATGGTATGGGGATCGGACCCATACCCACAGTCAGAGCCGTTACCATCTGTAACTCCTCCAAAAGGACGAGATGATAACAAGGAGCCGAg GATGGACTCTGGTTTGGATCTGGACAGGGGTCTTCCAGCTATGTATCCCCAGGACCACAGTGCATTGGACTCTCATAAAAGTAACTTCTTTCAGGACCCTACAGAGTCCCTGTCAGTGTTTACCCAGGGCCCAGAGGATGCATCAGGGCCTCTAGACAGGGTCCCTGTAGTCCCAGCCTTTGATCCTGAGGAGCCAGGCTTACCCAGTGGGGAAGAGGTAGAAGCTCTTGGTCAAGCTATGCTCCAGAGGAGTGTCTCCCAGGGCTCTAGCCACTCCCTCAAGCTGGATGAACCCAGGTTTGATGGGCTACCCCTGGGAACAAAACCACTAGAGCTACAGGACACAGGAGAACGGGCTGACGATAAGCTCCAGAATGAACTCTACCCCCAGGCTGCGGTGACTAGCAACCGGGCTACACCTCCTGCTGATGGATTACACAAACAAGAGAAGCTGCCTTTGCCAGCCCCTAGCAAGCAGAAAGCTGAGCTGCGCTGGGGTGGAAGATCAGGGGCCGGACGCAGAGAAGGACCAGGGGGAGAGAGACCTGTTCGCAGGTCTGGGCCAATAAAGAAGCCTGTCCTAAGGGAcatgaaagaagagagagagcaaagagaagagagggagaagcGTCAcgagagaggggaaagaggaGACCGGTCCAAAAAGGATCAGTCATCCAAAGCTCCTTCTGCAGCTGcagctactgctgctgctgctgtgtctgAGGGCTCCAAACCTCAGgatgaggagaagagagaagctGCTGAGGAAACACCGACTGGCCATCAGAGAGTCAGAGACTCCCAGCCTTTATCTGGGGCTCCCACCTCTTCCTCTCAGGAGGAGAAAGCAGACAAACCACCCAGCAATGACAAACATCCAGAACCCAAACTGCCCTCCAGGAAAGACTCCAATCTTCCTCCACGTGCCTACCgacgagaggagagagagagggaacgtGACAGGGAGAAGGAAATGGACAaggatagagatagagatagagatagagagagagatagagataaagAGTGGCCTGCTGACTCAAGTTTTAAAGCACGTGGTCGAGGGGAGTATTACTCGAGAGGACGGAGCTACCGGGGGACTTACGGTGGCCGAAACAGGGGGGGTCGTGGTCGAAGCCGGGCAGAGTACAATTACAGAGAGCCCCGATCACGCTCCGATTTACCTTCTGTCGGAGGTGCTGCCGCCTTTCGCAACAGGGAAGAAAGCGAAACACGCAGCGAGAGCTCAGACTTTGAGGTTATACCAAAACGTAGACGGCGCCGTGGTTCAGACACAGATTCTGAAAGTGAAGGCGGGAGAGAGTCTGCCAGTGATACTGGGCCCTCTGACCGTGAGCCTAGCGCCAAACCTAGCCGTCCGTTGAGACGAGAGCTCCCTGGGGAGGCCCGGTCTGGGCCCCACAAGCCAGGCTTTGGACCTCCTCACATGGGGGAAAGGGTTGGACCCAGAGGGGACGATGAAAGCCGACCCAAGCCAGGATTCCTTCCTAAAGGAGAACCTTCTCGGCGAGGAAGAGGGGGACTATACAATAGACGAGGTGGAGCAAGGGAACGCGGCGGGCCTCGCTCAGGCCCTCTTAGACGGCCAGGAGCTAGAGAGTCCTCTTCTCAGTGGCCCTGTAAACCCATGGAGACATTCAGGCCTGAGGACACTGAGTGCACACCAAGATATGACAATCCTGCCGCTGACCGAAGACACCCCAAGTCTGACGGCAAGAAATTTGGGGATGGGGCACCTCAGAGTAGTAGAGAAAGGCCTCGTCGGTCCAGACCAGCACGGCCCCCTAGGCAAGATAAACCCCCCCGGTTTAGGCGCTTGAAGGAGCGTGAGGCTGCAGTGTTAGCTAGTGGGGAAACGGCCCCAAGTCCCCCTGTCCCTCTATTCCCAGTGCCTGCTACTGCTGTCCATAGCTCTGCCCCTGCCCCAAGCTCCCATTCCCATTCCCCAACCCTGTCTAGAGCTCCAGGAGCCCCTGTAACTGTGCCTGCAGAAGTGGCAGCCACTATGCCTGCACCCGACTTGTCCTCTCCTATAGAAGCACCCTTGCCTGAGACCAGCAGCCCCACCATCACTGCAGTCGGAACCAAGTCCCCTGACTTGTCCAACCAGAACTCTTCAGATCAAGCCAATGAGGAATGGGAAACTGCCTCTGAGAGCAGCGACTTCAACGAAAGGAGAGAAcgagaagaaaggaaaggagcACTGGAGGCCGCTCATGAAGCAGCCAGGGCCTCTGCCCCGGCACCTGCAGCCCCTCAGGGCTCTTTGACCCCCAATAAAAGCCCTCCTGATGGAGGGGTGACTCAAAAACGTGAAGGGGCTCCTGCAGCCAAGAGAAGTTTCTCAAATCAGAGGCCTACCGAGAGACCGAATCGTAGAGGCAACAGTGGAGCCAAACCAGGCCGGAGCTACGCAGGGGGCAAGGGGGAGAGGAGGGGCGGGGCCAAAGCTGGCCGCAAAGG CCCTGCAGCGCAGCAGAACTCAGATGGGACAGCACAAACAGCTGGAGGACCATCCCAAAGGCCTATGAAGGACCAGTCAGGCCGTCGTAAGGATGAAGCCAAACAGGCCGCCAAGAAGCCCAAAGAGAATGCTCTTTCTCAGTTTGATCTTAACAATTATGCCA GTGTTGTGATCATTGATGACCACCCAGAGGTCACCACCACGGATGACCCACAGTCCAGCACCAATGATGACGGCTTCACAGAGGTAGTCTCCCGCAAGCAACAAAAACGCCTGCAGGACGAAGAGAAGCGGAAAAAGGAAGAGCAGACTACTCAA AACTGGAGTAAAAAAGGCTCTGGTGAGAagagcaggggaggtggaggaAAGCTGCCACCAAGATTTGCTAAAAAGCAATCAtcccaacagcagcagcaacatcaacagcagcagcagcaacatcaacagcagcagcagcaacaacaggccTCACAGTCTCAGCCTCCTGTAGCCCCCACATCTCAGGCCCAACAGCAACCCCCTATTTCTGTTCCCCAGCATCCTCACCTTGCCCCCTCCCAGCCTACTGCGTCCCCTCAAACTCTGGAAGGAACAGTGGCTCCATTGCCCTCCATCCCCCCTGCCACTGTGGACTTCACCTCAAAGAGCCTACCCCCCGCACCTACGCAGACGCACAGTACTCTGGGTACAGAACTGTGGGAGAACAAGGTAGCGGGCGCCACTGTCCTTCCTGACGTCAAGAAGC TTGGTCCAATCAGCCCTCCCCAGCCACCATCTGTGAGTGCCTGGAACAAACCTCTTACCTCCTTTACTGGCACCGTCTCCTCTGAG GGTGTGAAGCCTGGAGCAGAGGGCAGTGCGGAATTGGCAATAGACAGTATTCAGTTTGGTGCACCATCATCTGCAGGCAGCACCGACAGTGATGGAGTTCCAGCGATGCTAGAAACTGTCTCTGAGAACAAACTACCTGCTCCCAAagaacagagacagaaacaaccTCGAGCTGGCCCAATCAAAACACAGAAG CTTCCTGAAATGGAACCAGTGGAAACCAAGGAGTACAAGCCAGGTCCCATTGGTAAGGAGCGCTCTTTAAAGAACCGCAAGGCCAAAGACGCACGTGGAGGAGAAGGCGAGGGGATCATGGAGGGAGGAGTCCCTGGAGGAGGCGTCAGTAGAGCCACAGACTCCAGTCCTCCCACCAGTGACACCACAGTACCAGAGCTGGGAGGAGACATCGAGGGCATGATCACAGTCCCGTCAGCAGAGTACAACAGTAACTCTAAA GAGTCCGTCACTGACTAcaccaccccctcctcctcactgGCTGACAGTGTTTCTACAGGAGTGAACAAAATAGAAGAGAGTTTAGTAGCAAAT GTGGCGCTACCCCACGCGTTGCCTCTTCCTCGACGAGAGACCCTGCAGCAGAGCTCCAGCCTCAGCACTGTATCTCCTGCAACTGTTGACCTAACACTAAAG ATGGAATCGGCTCGTAAGGCGTGGGAGAACTCCCCGAGTCTGGAGAAGAATTCTCCAGtcacttcctcttcctcccccatCACCTCCTGTGCGTCCTCGTACTCCACCTTCTCCTCAACCTCCATAGCACAGATCCCTGTGGCTTCTGTTACCCCCAGCACCTCACTGTCAG GTTCTGCTACCTATACGACGTCATCCCTCAGCACCAAGACCACCACAGCCTCCGACCCCCCTAACATCTGTAAGGTGAAGCCCCAGCAACTGCAGGGTGGAGGTCTGTCGTCCTCCAGCAGTAGCGGTAGTAGTAGCAGCTTCTCTCAGTTGGGCTGTGTGACTACCCTCCTGCCCCAACAACAGCAGACCCCACAGGTGTACGTCTCTCAGTCTGCAGCAG GTTCTGCAGCTCAGATTCCAGCCTTCTACATGGACACTAGCCACCTCTTTAGTACCCCCCACCCTCGCTTGGCGCCTCCCTCCCTAGCGCAGCAGCAAGGCTTCCAGCCCGGCCTCTCACAG CCGACCGCAGTCCAGCAGATTCCCATCCCTATCTACGCTCCACTGCAAGGTCAGCCACAGCACCAACACCAACATCAGCACCAACACCAGCACCAGCACCAGCATCAGCATCAACACCAACACCAACATACGCACCAGGCTCAGCTAGGACTCAGCACTGGTCCTCCAGTCTCCCAGCCACAGGACCTGTTCAGCTCCTCACTGCAGCCATACAG GTCTCAGCAGGCGTTTATGCAGAGCAGCCTGTCACAGCCCTCCATGATGCTGTCAGGACCGTCTCTGCACAGCTATCCCGGCGTGCAGGCACCCGAGCTGGGCAAGCCTCAGTCTAATCTGACCTATCAGCAGGCCTCTTCCACCCAGCACATTCCCATTCTGTTTGAGCCGCAGCTCAACCAGCCCTCTGGCATGGGAGGCTCCCAGCTCATTGACACACACCTGCTGCAG GCTCGACAGGGGATGAGTCAGCATTCAAACATGTACTCGGGGCAGGTGCAACAACATGGCCAGAGTAGCTACTATAGCAACACTCAGTCGCCTAGTTCTGGGATGCAACAG GTGACAGTCCCTCTGCCCAGTTCCCAGTTGTCCCTGCCAAACTTTGGCTCGGGTGGAGGCCAGCCGCTCCTGGCGCTGCCTCCCACTCCTCCCCAGGCCCAGCCCCCCAACATCAACCGACAGCCCCCGGTCTCCCAGCCTTACCGAGGCATCATGGGCCCCAACCACAGCATAATGCAGCCTCCAACCAGCAAG ATGGACATGGATCTGAAACTGTTTGGCAGTGGAATGGATGTGAAGCCCGGAACCCCTCCTATCGGCGCCAGGAGCACCACACCCACCTCCAGCCATTACAG